From Chryseotalea sp. WA131a:
AAACATTATTCAAAAAAGTAAGCGTAGAGCATCATCACATTAATTTTGAAAACTCTATTACAGAAAGTGACTCCGCTAATATTCTAACTACCGAATATATCTATAATGGTGGAGGAACGGGTATTGCAGATTTCAACAATGATGGCAAACAAGACATTTTCTTCAGTGGTAATCAAGTACCCAATAGGCTTTATTTAAACCAAGGAAATTTTGAATTTAAAGACATCACAGAAATTGCTAACATAAATGTTTTGGGCAGATGGAACTCTGGCGTTACCGTAGTGGATATCAATAACGATGGATGGATGGATGTTTACGTATGCGCCACCATGAGGCCAGACTCAGTCAATCGTAGAAATATGCTTTTCATCAACAATGGATTGAACAAAAATGGATTGCCCACCTTTTCTGAAAAGGCGGCCGAATATAAATTAGATGATGCCGGATACAGTGTCAATGCTGCTTTTCTTGATTTTGATAATGATGGTGACTTAGATTTATATGTACTTACCAACGAAAGATTAAAAAATTCTCCAACTAATTATCGCCCTAAGATTATTGATGGTTCATCCCCTAACAATGATCGTTTGTATAGAAACAACGGTGATGGAACATTTACAAATGTTTCAAAAGAAGCGGGCATTTCAATTGAAGGATTTGGGCTTGGTCTGGCTATTGCAGATTTTAATGCAGACGGCTGGCCCGATATCTATGTCTCGAATGATTATCTCTCCAACGATGTTTTGTACATCAACAAGAATGGTAAATTCACTAATCGCATTGCAGATTTCATTGGTCACCAAAGTCAGTTTTCGATGGGCAATGATGCTGCCGATGTTAACAACGATGGGCTGCCTGATATTATCACTCTGGATATGCTTCCAGAAGTTAATGCTAGAAAGAAAACCACCATTTCTAACAAGAGCTACCTTACCTACGTGAATAATGAAAAATTTGGCTATGAATATCAGTACATCAGAAATATGCTTCACCTAAACAATGGCCTTAGTCAAGGCATTAAGTTCAGTGAGATTGGTCAATTGGCTGGTATATATCAAACAGAGTGGAGTTGGTCTCCTTTATTTGCAGATTTTGATAATGATGGCTATAAAGATCTGTTCATTACAAATGGATTTCCAAAAGATATTACTGACAGAGACTTTGCCATTTTTAGAGCAGACAAAGAAAATATTGCTGGAATACGTTATCTGCTTGACTCAATACCTGTAATTAAGGTTTCTAATTATGCCTACAAAAACAATGGGGACTTAACTTTTCTTGATGTTACCAAAGATTGGGGGTTGGAAGTACCTTCCTTTTCCAATGGAGCTGCATTCTCCGATCTTGATAATGATGGAGATTTGGACTTCGTGGTCAACAACATAAACGATGTCGCTTTTGTTTATGAAAATAAGAAGCGTAAACTAAACCAAGAAGGTAATGAAACTAGCAATTTCTTGAGAATGCAACTTAATGGACCATCTCAAAATAAAAATGGAATTGGTTCTAAAATCACTTTGAAGCACAATGGTACAATCCAATTCCTTGAGAATTATACATCGAGAGGTTTTTTATCATCCGTAGAACCTTTAGCCCATTTTGGCATAGGCAATAGTAAGGAGATTGATACTGTTATCATTCAATGGCCAGATAAAAAAACGCAAACACTTTTTAAAGTGAATGGTAACCAGTTGTTGAAAGTCGATTACTCGAACGCACGTGCCGTTTCGAATCCAATTTCTATTCCTGCTCAAAAACTTTTCACAGCATGCAATACTATCCCTTCCTTCAAACCAACAGAGAATGACGTAATTGATTTTAACCTGCAACGCACCTTGCCTCATAAATTTTCGCAGGCTGGCCCCGGAATAGCGGTTGGCGATATTAACGGAGATGAACTGGAAGATTTTGTTGTAGGTGGTGGATCGGGATATCCCACAACCTTGTTCTTGCAACGGCCTGATGGCGAATTTTTAAAAAAGAA
This genomic window contains:
- a CDS encoding VCBS repeat-containing protein, with amino-acid sequence MKKQVFYCLCVQLSFACGESDTAKTLFKKVSVEHHHINFENSITESDSANILTTEYIYNGGGTGIADFNNDGKQDIFFSGNQVPNRLYLNQGNFEFKDITEIANINVLGRWNSGVTVVDINNDGWMDVYVCATMRPDSVNRRNMLFINNGLNKNGLPTFSEKAAEYKLDDAGYSVNAAFLDFDNDGDLDLYVLTNERLKNSPTNYRPKIIDGSSPNNDRLYRNNGDGTFTNVSKEAGISIEGFGLGLAIADFNADGWPDIYVSNDYLSNDVLYINKNGKFTNRIADFIGHQSQFSMGNDAADVNNDGLPDIITLDMLPEVNARKKTTISNKSYLTYVNNEKFGYEYQYIRNMLHLNNGLSQGIKFSEIGQLAGIYQTEWSWSPLFADFDNDGYKDLFITNGFPKDITDRDFAIFRADKENIAGIRYLLDSIPVIKVSNYAYKNNGDLTFLDVTKDWGLEVPSFSNGAAFSDLDNDGDLDFVVNNINDVAFVYENKKRKLNQEGNETSNFLRMQLNGPSQNKNGIGSKITLKHNGTIQFLENYTSRGFLSSVEPLAHFGIGNSKEIDTVIIQWPDKKTQTLFKVNGNQLLKVDYSNARAVSNPISIPAQKLFTACNTIPSFKPTENDVIDFNLQRTLPHKFSQAGPGIAVGDINGDELEDFVVGGGSGYPTTLFLQRPDGEFLKKNLQSEAELKTKIEEDEGLLLFDADNDKDLDLYIVSGSIEPASTIDLFQDRLYLNDGKGNLTINKEALPNTRTSGSCVRAADWDADGDLDLFIGGRVNAGKYPLPATSYLLQNTQGKFTDETEKIAPKLQSIGMVTDALWTDFNTDGLVDLLVVGEFMPIQFFKNTGKNLQLLTQTGIESYVGWWNSIAPGDYDQDGDIDYVVGNLGQNNNYGVDREHPLTIYAKDFDGNGSIDPVLACYMKESMNSPIRKLYPVHFWDELNSQSPKFRNKFSHYREYGKTTIEKLFTPDELNGALIMRCNYLLTSYIENVGNNKFSIKALDQLAQVAPVNGMTVGDFNGDSYLDIAMTGNDYGNEVFAGRYDAFTGLVLLGDGTGKFNLVPSSRSGFYIPGDGKALASIHTKKHRFIIGTQNQDSLKIFSNNEQNQNSFSPTNGDSYAVMIKKDGKKERVEFYYGSGYLSQSSRKLKIADVITAFTIYDSKGKSKKIK